The window GTCATGCAGGAGGTTGCCGGGTTTGCGAGCGAGGTGGTGCTCAAGCAGGCCCAGATTCGAGAGCAATGGGTCCATTCTGGGGGCGATCCCCGGTATGGGTCTCGAGGGACGATCTATACCCTGGTCTGCATGCCGCTGGTGCGATAAGTCAGGGCAGGATGGTCACGGGCGCACGAAAGGAGATCGGTCGATGTCTGTCTCCAAGTGGCACAAAAATCTGTGGTGTGCGTGGATGTTGGCGCTGAGCGTGCCTCTGTGCCCGCTCGCAGGGAGCGCCAAGTCGTCAGAGACCTGGCTCATTACGCCGGAAGAAGCGGCGATGGCGCCGGCTGTTGACGCCAATGGAATCTCAGGGGGCGGTCTTACTGATATCGGGCGTGAGGACATCAACGCTGGCCCGGAGATCGAGATCCTCAAGCCGGCCGATGGAGGGCGCGTGCCGAGTCCGGTGGAAGTCGCTGTTCGATTCATCCCCCGATTAGGTGCGGTGGATCTAGCCAGTTTGAAGGTCAGTATTGTGAAGTTTATTACGATCGATATCACGGATCGGATCAGGCCCTATGCGACGGCCGAGGGCATTCAGCTCAAAGAGGCCAACATTCCCTCCGGCAAACACCGGGTGCGGATTACCGTCTCGGATAAGGCGGGGGGAGTTAGCATTAAAGAATTATGGCTGGAAGTGTTATGAGCGGGGCATCAACGGAGCCGCGGGATTTGAGACCTAAGACAGGAGGGGAGAGATACATGACAACGACACGACGGACCCGATGGTTGAGCGTGACCCTCTTGTTGTTCGGCCTGTTGGTCGGACGCGAATGGGGCAGCGCGGCGCAGGAGAGTGGGGCGACCGAGTTCGACCCGCAAGTTATTTACGCCAATTCGTCCCAATCGGTGGTGCTTGTGATGGGGGCCTCGGGCGAGATGGCTATGTCCGGAACGGGTTCTATCATTCATCGTGATGGGCTCGTGCTGACTAATGCCCATGTGGTGATCAACAAAGAAACCGGTGAGCCGTACGAGCGGCTCTGGGTGTTTCTCAAGCCGGAGCGCCTGACCGGTAATAATCAGAAAGATCTGACACGTCGCGTGAAGGCGCAGCTCGTGGCCGCCGACCGGGAGCTGGATCTGGCGGTTTTGAAATTAGAGCAACTTCCCCAGCCGATGTCGGTCATGCCGTTTGGCGATTCCGACCGCGTGCAAATCGGCGATCGTGTGGCGGCGATCGGGCATCCGGAACAGGGTGGACTGTGGAGTCTCACCACCGGCGTGATCAGCGCGTCCTTCGACGATTACAATAATGTCGCCGGCAAGCACATGTTTCAGACTGAGGCGAGTCTCAATCGCGGCAATTCCGGCGGGCCTCTGGTGAACGCTGATGGGCAGCAAGTGGGCATCAACACGGCCATCGCGCGCAAGGCCAAAGACGGGCTGGCGATCACCAGCGTAAATTTTTCCGTGAAATCTGGCGTCGCGCGAGCATGGCTGGCGCAGCAGGGCGTGCAGGTGGCCGTCGCGGCACCGATGGCGCGACCAGCGCCGTCCGTGGCTAAGCAGGCGGAAACAGTCGTAGCTCCGGCGGCGCCTCCGGCGGTTCCGACGCCGAAGGCAAAAGTGGAGTCCCTGCCGCCCCCTCGTCCCTTCAATATGGATCAGCTAGTGAAGGGGCTGGCGCACGTCGAACAAGATTTAGAGCAGCAAATGGAACAAATGGAAGCAGAAATTAAGAAACGGCGATAGGAGAAAACCATGTCTACCAGCAAGTCACCAGGAAGAACGAGATCGAGGCGACACACTATAAACCGAATGCTCATAGCATTTTTGGCGGTGAGCCTGTGCGTCGGTCTCCTTCCGGCCTGGGCGAGCGCCGGTGACGCGCCAGCCGAGAAACTCGACTGCCGCGTCTACGACAAGAAAATCAGCAAGGTTGGGCTGGGCTTCATGGTTGGCGGATTTTTATTTAAAGCCGGCCCGGAGGTCAGCTATAGCGCCCAGCAAGGTGTGGCCTGGGACCGCACCGTGCAATCGTTCATCGTGCGCTACGTCGAACTGTGCGAACGGTATAACGCCGGACTCGTTACCAAAAGCGAGTATGGGCAGCGCCTAACCCAGATGGAGGGGATTTATAAAGAGGCGCAAGAAGTCGAGAGTAAGCTCTATGAGGCCACGCGCAATCGCGCCAAGGAGTCTTCCAGTGAATTGGACGAGTTGGTGGGACGCAAGAAGCCGTCCGCGTCGGATAGCGCCACGCAGGCGAGTGTCCTCGACGAATCCATCAATAGACTAGCTGGGCGCATTGGGCAGCTTGAACCGATCAACATACGCTGAAGCCAGCCAGGTCTGTTCCTCGGTGGACATGTTGGTGCGCCAGGGGCGCAGGCTCTCCTCCTCATGCGTAGAGGCGTTTCTCGGATGTCGGAAACGGGTTGAGAATAATGGGTTGCAGAAAAAATGAGCAACAGGAAAACGAGTGGTTCACTTACCCAAGGAGGTCTTTATGCGAAAGCAACGACAGGTCATTATCCTTAGCGTGCTGGTCTTGCTGGCCGTTAGT of the Nitrospirota bacterium genome contains:
- a CDS encoding serine protease; its protein translation is MTTTRRTRWLSVTLLLFGLLVGREWGSAAQESGATEFDPQVIYANSSQSVVLVMGASGEMAMSGTGSIIHRDGLVLTNAHVVINKETGEPYERLWVFLKPERLTGNNQKDLTRRVKAQLVAADRELDLAVLKLEQLPQPMSVMPFGDSDRVQIGDRVAAIGHPEQGGLWSLTTGVISASFDDYNNVAGKHMFQTEASLNRGNSGGPLVNADGQQVGINTAIARKAKDGLAITSVNFSVKSGVARAWLAQQGVQVAVAAPMARPAPSVAKQAETVVAPAAPPAVPTPKAKVESLPPPRPFNMDQLVKGLAHVEQDLEQQMEQMEAEIKKRR